One Halostagnicola kamekurae DNA segment encodes these proteins:
- a CDS encoding conditioned medium-induced protein 4: protein MNEKTEELRDIFTNVTDGEETVTESQTATRGSLEKDERTIDERLENVIAQMRERYGFETALSDEELIRVAKGFYDDVSDDDLASELEVSSEDVFDARLSLHLVDETDAPEIDLAAVRERADDDLGALADEYDTSEARVRRARRVVAAQDESRAANDRYRDEFDSILGDSELTDRLASDVREDGLEDATEGMETDVSL from the coding sequence ATGAACGAAAAAACCGAAGAACTCCGCGACATCTTCACGAACGTCACCGACGGCGAGGAGACGGTCACCGAATCGCAGACGGCGACCCGCGGCTCGCTCGAGAAAGACGAGCGAACGATCGACGAGCGCCTCGAGAACGTCATCGCGCAGATGCGCGAGCGCTACGGGTTTGAGACGGCCCTGTCGGACGAGGAGCTGATCCGGGTCGCGAAGGGATTCTACGACGACGTCTCTGACGACGACCTCGCCTCGGAGCTCGAGGTCTCGAGCGAGGACGTCTTCGACGCGCGGCTCTCCTTGCACCTCGTCGACGAGACCGACGCGCCCGAGATCGATCTCGCGGCGGTCCGCGAGCGCGCAGACGACGACCTCGGCGCGCTCGCGGACGAGTACGATACGAGCGAGGCGCGGGTTCGTCGCGCCCGTCGCGTCGTGGCGGCCCAGGACGAATCCAGAGCTGCGAACGACCGCTACAGGGACGAGTTCGACAGCATCCTCGGGGATTCGGAACTCACGGACCGGCTCGCCAGCGACGTCCGGGAAGACGGTCTCGAGGACGCCACCGAGGGGATGGAAACGGACGTTTCGCTATAG
- a CDS encoding CRISPR-associated protein Cas4: MSRVAFSDLRSAAYCPRKCYYDRQREDREPPPAVEAVRSLATRYEYLLEAEPSALADEPIEPDPASYQRALRNTRATLERTGRWESICDPDAESVLVTGREVRGIVHKVLVDPLEPTLVSVGEPPETGVWTPQSVHAVAAAKALAWEHETPIEGVWLEYPAYGVVRRVEMTTRRKARYRRVLRTVRELDGPPARIRNDAKCDACEYASECGVRTRTLRSLLGL, encoded by the coding sequence GTGTCCCGCGTCGCCTTCAGCGATCTCCGCTCGGCCGCCTACTGTCCGCGAAAGTGCTACTACGACCGCCAGCGCGAGGATCGCGAACCACCGCCGGCGGTCGAGGCCGTCCGATCGCTCGCGACTCGCTACGAGTATCTGCTCGAGGCCGAGCCGTCGGCGCTCGCAGACGAGCCAATCGAACCGGATCCGGCGTCGTATCAGCGCGCGCTCCGGAACACTCGCGCCACCCTCGAGCGCACGGGGCGGTGGGAGTCGATCTGCGATCCGGACGCCGAGTCAGTCCTCGTGACCGGCCGCGAAGTCCGCGGCATCGTTCACAAGGTCCTCGTGGACCCGCTCGAGCCGACACTCGTATCGGTGGGGGAACCTCCCGAGACCGGCGTCTGGACGCCCCAGTCGGTCCACGCCGTCGCGGCCGCGAAGGCCCTCGCCTGGGAGCACGAAACGCCGATCGAAGGGGTCTGGCTCGAGTACCCGGCCTACGGCGTCGTCCGTCGCGTCGAGATGACGACCCGGCGGAAGGCCAGGTATCGGCGCGTCCTTCGAACCGTCCGCGAACTCGACGGCCCTCCGGCGCGGATTCGAAACGACGCCAAGTGCGACGCCTGCGAGTACGCGAGCGAGTGCGGCGTCCGGACGCGGACGCTGCGCTCGCTGCTCGGGTTGTGA
- a CDS encoding L-threonylcarbamoyladenylate synthase, which produces MPSSSLERAATAIRNGDLVVYPTETVYGLAGDALDADAVEAVFDAKGRDRSKPVSMAVPSVPAALESVRATTREREFMATFLPGPVTVLCQRRDGVPDVLTAGGDRVGIRVPDHPLALALTERAETPITATSANVSGRESARAVDELDPEIRERAAAVLDDGRTEGTESTVVNVSSGEIHRRGAMADEIERWLADN; this is translated from the coding sequence GTGCCATCATCGTCTCTCGAACGGGCGGCGACCGCGATCCGAAACGGCGACCTCGTGGTCTATCCGACCGAGACCGTCTACGGCCTCGCCGGCGACGCGCTCGACGCCGACGCCGTCGAGGCCGTGTTCGACGCGAAAGGGCGGGATCGATCGAAGCCGGTTTCGATGGCGGTGCCGTCCGTTCCCGCAGCACTCGAGTCCGTCCGTGCGACGACCCGCGAACGCGAGTTTATGGCGACTTTTCTGCCCGGCCCGGTCACCGTTCTCTGTCAGCGCCGGGATGGCGTCCCGGACGTCCTGACGGCCGGCGGCGACCGCGTCGGCATCCGGGTCCCGGATCACCCGCTCGCGCTGGCGCTCACGGAACGCGCCGAAACGCCGATCACCGCCACCAGCGCGAACGTAAGCGGTCGAGAGAGCGCCAGAGCGGTCGACGAGCTGGACCCGGAGATCCGCGAGCGCGCCGCCGCAGTGCTCGACGACGGCAGGACCGAGGGGACCGAAAGCACCGTCGTGAACGTCTCGAGTGGCGAAATCCACCGGCGCGGCGCGATGGCCGACGAGATCGAGCGGTGGCTGGCGGACAACTGA
- a CDS encoding redoxin domain-containing protein → MPDFDVVELGPADHPEAGTDAPGFTRPLVNDEFWEDRSLSDLTAEGRVILVFTPMIGSYAAKYIWDELTERGWYERDARVVGVSASSPYEHSSVIADNEYPFDLFADPANGVAEAYGIAHDLDGMAGVSEPRPAFFAIDADGVVEASWVATEWPEFPQYDDLEETLGLA, encoded by the coding sequence ATGCCGGATTTCGACGTCGTCGAACTCGGTCCGGCGGACCACCCAGAAGCCGGGACCGACGCGCCCGGTTTCACCCGTCCGCTGGTCAACGACGAGTTCTGGGAGGATCGCTCCCTGTCGGATCTGACCGCCGAGGGTCGCGTGATCCTGGTTTTCACGCCCATGATCGGCTCCTACGCGGCGAAGTACATCTGGGACGAACTCACAGAACGCGGCTGGTACGAACGCGACGCCCGCGTCGTCGGCGTCAGCGCCTCGAGCCCCTACGAACACTCGAGCGTGATCGCGGACAACGAGTACCCCTTCGACCTGTTCGCCGATCCCGCGAACGGCGTTGCCGAGGCCTACGGCATCGCCCACGATCTGGACGGCATGGCGGGCGTCTCGGAACCGCGGCCAGCGTTCTTCGCAATCGACGCCGACGGCGTCGTCGAGGCGAGCTGGGTCGCCACCGAGTGGCCCGAGTTCCCCCAGTACGACGACCTCGAGGAGACGCTGGGTCTCGCGTGA
- a CDS encoding glutathione S-transferase N-terminal domain-containing protein, which translates to MSAPITLYRLQACPFCERVVARLEEYGLEYTSRYVEPMHSDRDVVKRVAGVRSVPVIVDENTGVTMAESANVVEYIENTYGASQNESAGVAGGDD; encoded by the coding sequence ATGAGCGCACCGATCACCCTGTACCGACTGCAGGCCTGTCCGTTCTGCGAGCGCGTCGTGGCCCGCCTCGAGGAGTACGGCCTCGAGTACACCTCGCGGTACGTCGAGCCGATGCACTCCGACCGCGACGTGGTCAAGCGCGTCGCAGGCGTGCGATCCGTGCCGGTCATCGTCGACGAAAACACCGGCGTCACGATGGCCGAGAGCGCGAACGTCGTCGAGTACATAGAGAACACCTACGGCGCGAGCCAGAACGAAAGCGCCGGCGTCGCGGGAGGTGACGACTGA
- a CDS encoding hemolysin family protein yields MAVFPFLEILLATYEVPAVGLELDQSMVTILGSIALVFLLALSAFFSSSEIAMFSLPKHRVEGMVEEGIPGARRVQSLKEDPHRLLVTVLVGNNIVNIAMSSIATVLLGFYFGGLAAVFMATFGVTAIVLLFGESVPKSYAVENTESWSAKIAKPLKGSEYLLYPLVVLFDYLTRQINRITGSSGAIETPYVTRDEIQEMIESGEREGVIEEDEHEMLTRIFRFNNTIVKEVMTPRLDMTAVPKDADIDEAIETCIQSGHARVPVYENSLDNVLGVVHIRDLVRDLNYGETRVEDLEIDDLIQPTLHVPESKNVDELLTEMRENRMHMAIVIDEFGTTEGLVTMEDMIEEIVGEILEGGEDLPVEMIDDRTVLVRGEVNIEDVNEALDIELPEGEEFETIAGFIFNRAGRLVEEGEELTYEGVRITVEGVENTRIMKARLHKLETPPEASESEDHGDDDAVEE; encoded by the coding sequence ATGGCCGTATTTCCGTTCCTCGAGATTTTGCTCGCAACATACGAGGTTCCGGCGGTCGGACTCGAGCTAGACCAGTCGATGGTGACGATTCTCGGCTCTATCGCGCTCGTCTTCCTGCTGGCGCTGTCGGCGTTTTTCTCCTCCTCGGAGATCGCGATGTTCTCGCTCCCGAAACACCGCGTCGAGGGGATGGTCGAAGAGGGGATTCCGGGTGCACGTCGCGTCCAGTCGCTCAAGGAAGATCCCCACCGACTGCTGGTCACCGTCTTGGTCGGCAACAACATCGTCAACATCGCGATGTCCTCGATCGCGACCGTCCTTCTGGGCTTTTACTTCGGCGGGCTGGCTGCTGTCTTCATGGCGACGTTCGGAGTCACCGCGATCGTCCTGCTGTTCGGCGAGAGCGTGCCGAAGTCCTACGCCGTCGAAAACACCGAATCGTGGTCGGCCAAGATCGCGAAACCGCTCAAGGGGTCCGAGTACCTGCTCTATCCGCTGGTGGTCCTGTTCGATTACCTCACTCGACAGATCAATCGGATCACCGGCTCCTCGGGGGCGATCGAGACGCCGTACGTGACGCGAGACGAGATTCAAGAGATGATCGAATCGGGCGAGCGCGAGGGCGTCATCGAGGAAGACGAACACGAGATGTTGACCCGAATCTTCCGGTTCAACAACACGATCGTCAAGGAAGTGATGACGCCGCGGCTCGACATGACGGCGGTGCCGAAAGACGCCGACATCGACGAGGCGATCGAGACGTGTATCCAGAGCGGCCACGCGCGGGTGCCGGTCTACGAGAACAGCCTCGACAACGTCCTCGGCGTCGTTCACATCCGCGATCTCGTTCGGGACTTGAATTACGGCGAGACGCGAGTCGAGGACCTCGAGATCGACGACCTCATTCAGCCGACGCTACACGTCCCCGAATCGAAGAATGTCGACGAGTTGCTGACGGAGATGCGCGAAAACCGAATGCACATGGCGATCGTCATCGACGAATTCGGCACCACCGAGGGGCTGGTGACGATGGAGGACATGATCGAGGAGATCGTCGGCGAGATCTTAGAGGGCGGCGAGGATCTCCCGGTCGAGATGATCGACGACCGGACCGTCCTCGTCCGCGGCGAAGTGAACATCGAAGACGTCAACGAGGCGCTCGATATCGAACTCCCCGAGGGAGAGGAGTTCGAAACGATCGCCGGCTTCATCTTCAACCGGGCGGGCCGCCTCGTCGAGGAGGGCGAGGAACTCACCTACGAGGGAGTCCGGATCACCGTCGAGGGCGTCGAGAACACCCGGATCATGAAAGCGCGCTTGCACAAACTCGAGACGCCGCCGGAAGCGAGCGAGAGCGAAGACCACGGGGACGACGACGCCGTCGAAGAATAA
- a CDS encoding inorganic phosphate transporter, whose amino-acid sequence MVDIATIGTFLVAALAALFMAWSIGAGSSGSTPFAPAVGANAISVMRAGFFVGLLGFAGALLQGANVSRAVGSELINGVTLTPIAAVVSLSVAATLVAIGVFAGYPIATAFTSTGAVIGVGLAMAGDPAWAKYTEIATLWILTPFAGGGIAYTIARLLRDEPIREERLILGLGAIVGAVVANIEFAILGPPGEGQSIAQTIGGWIPLGSTPSVALVTLVIALLWGVVVGADLAKGTERGERHFLLVLGGLVAFSAGGSQVGLAIGPLVPISSDFEIPLIALLLGGGVGLLVGSWTGAPRMIKAISQDYSSLGPRRSIAALIPSFAIAQVAVLFGIPVSFNEIIVSAIIGSGYAASTAGGGVSASKMGYTVLAWVFSLAGSIVVSFSGYWLIDSLFL is encoded by the coding sequence ATGGTCGATATTGCGACGATCGGGACGTTTCTCGTGGCCGCACTCGCGGCGCTGTTTATGGCTTGGTCGATCGGCGCAGGCTCGAGCGGCTCGACTCCGTTCGCGCCGGCCGTCGGCGCGAACGCCATTTCGGTGATGCGGGCGGGGTTTTTCGTCGGACTGCTCGGCTTCGCCGGCGCGCTCTTACAGGGTGCGAACGTTTCTCGAGCCGTCGGAAGCGAGTTGATAAACGGCGTGACGTTGACTCCGATCGCCGCCGTGGTGTCGCTCAGCGTCGCCGCCACGCTCGTCGCCATCGGCGTCTTCGCCGGTTATCCGATCGCGACGGCGTTTACCTCGACGGGGGCGGTGATCGGCGTCGGACTGGCGATGGCGGGCGATCCGGCGTGGGCGAAGTACACGGAGATCGCCACGCTCTGGATACTGACGCCGTTCGCCGGCGGCGGCATCGCGTACACGATCGCACGATTGTTACGCGACGAACCGATTCGCGAGGAGCGACTGATACTGGGGCTCGGCGCGATCGTCGGCGCGGTGGTCGCGAACATCGAGTTCGCGATTCTCGGCCCGCCGGGCGAGGGGCAATCGATCGCACAGACGATCGGCGGGTGGATCCCGCTCGGGTCGACGCCCTCCGTCGCGCTCGTGACGCTCGTGATCGCGCTCCTCTGGGGTGTCGTCGTCGGTGCAGACCTCGCGAAGGGGACCGAACGGGGCGAACGCCACTTCCTGCTCGTTCTGGGCGGACTCGTCGCGTTCTCCGCGGGCGGGAGCCAGGTCGGCCTCGCCATCGGGCCGCTGGTCCCGATCTCGAGCGACTTCGAGATCCCGTTGATCGCGTTGTTACTCGGCGGCGGCGTCGGACTGCTGGTCGGCTCGTGGACCGGCGCGCCGAGGATGATCAAAGCGATATCGCAAGACTACTCCTCGCTCGGCCCACGGCGGTCGATCGCCGCGTTGATTCCCTCGTTCGCGATCGCGCAGGTTGCCGTCTTGTTCGGCATTCCCGTCTCGTTCAACGAGATCATCGTGAGCGCCATCATCGGAAGCGGCTACGCCGCATCGACGGCCGGCGGCGGCGTCAGCGCCAGTAAAATGGGATACACGGTGCTCGCGTGGGTCTTCTCGCTGGCCGGGTCGATCGTCGTCTCCTTTAGCGGATACTGGCTCATCGACTCGCTTTTCCTGTGA
- a CDS encoding DUF5828 family protein: MEESISGFKVRGDWATVVEHGERVTRALRDAGVHDPDHDAGARFARAFEEWEEWRPKAHETLERDVSEKTAEQASVEEGKGEKAGKGPDEDIKTAGEKLSESYEQLEEDDAEAAVDNWKESIDYVARAADSASRKALRRVEDTVYQNVMTQLAPYYFDNELVSANIQQSTRSAENGESFVFEINVNDDALKDDVSESLADYEDEVDRWHVVTEKDTETAEAAEGVEPPPEPEDNSGFTTN; this comes from the coding sequence ATGGAAGAAAGCATCTCGGGTTTCAAAGTCCGCGGTGATTGGGCGACCGTCGTCGAACACGGCGAGCGGGTCACACGCGCACTGAGAGACGCTGGCGTCCACGATCCCGACCACGACGCCGGAGCGCGATTCGCTCGAGCGTTCGAGGAGTGGGAGGAGTGGCGGCCGAAAGCCCACGAAACGCTCGAGCGGGACGTAAGCGAGAAGACCGCAGAGCAGGCGAGCGTCGAGGAAGGCAAAGGCGAGAAAGCCGGAAAAGGCCCGGACGAAGACATCAAAACGGCCGGCGAGAAGCTCTCGGAGTCGTATGAACAGTTAGAGGAAGACGACGCCGAAGCCGCCGTCGACAACTGGAAGGAGTCGATCGACTACGTCGCGCGGGCTGCGGATTCGGCGAGTCGAAAGGCGCTTCGGCGGGTCGAGGACACCGTCTACCAGAACGTGATGACCCAGCTCGCGCCGTACTACTTCGACAACGAACTCGTCAGCGCGAACATCCAGCAGTCGACTCGCAGCGCCGAGAACGGCGAATCGTTCGTCTTCGAGATCAACGTCAACGACGACGCGCTCAAAGACGACGTCTCCGAATCGCTCGCGGACTACGAAGACGAGGTCGATCGGTGGCACGTCGTCACCGAGAAAGACACAGAAACCGCCGAGGCCGCCGAGGGGGTCGAACCGCCGCCGGAACCCGAAGACAACTCCGGATTTACGACGAACTGA
- the upp gene encoding uracil phosphoribosyltransferase has product MPIDKRDNAYVVTHALAKDTLSRLRDVETEQVGFRKGLVKLGRICGYEIIDGRMETEYAEIETPLEPTMGERVKGLDNVVIINVLRAATPFVEGLLKAFPRARQGVISASRDEEAGRGEDGSFPITIDYVKLPEIHEEDTVIVADPMLATGSTMCAVLDHVVENSVDPEHLIVLSAVSAPDGLLRVDEEFDQVDLLTVSIDDRLDDDGFIVPGLGDAGDRAFRTT; this is encoded by the coding sequence ATGCCGATCGACAAGCGGGACAACGCCTACGTCGTCACCCACGCACTGGCGAAAGACACGCTCTCACGGCTTCGAGACGTCGAGACCGAACAGGTCGGGTTCCGGAAGGGCCTGGTCAAGTTGGGCCGCATCTGCGGCTACGAGATCATCGACGGCCGCATGGAGACCGAGTACGCCGAGATCGAGACGCCCCTCGAGCCGACGATGGGCGAGCGGGTCAAAGGCCTCGACAACGTCGTCATCATCAACGTGCTGCGCGCGGCCACGCCGTTCGTCGAAGGACTGTTGAAAGCGTTCCCGCGCGCGAGACAGGGCGTCATCAGCGCGAGCCGAGACGAGGAGGCGGGCAGGGGCGAAGACGGCTCGTTCCCGATCACCATCGACTACGTGAAACTTCCCGAGATCCACGAGGAAGACACCGTCATCGTCGCCGATCCGATGCTCGCGACGGGAAGTACGATGTGTGCCGTGTTAGATCACGTCGTCGAGAACTCCGTCGATCCCGAGCACCTCATCGTTCTCTCCGCGGTTTCCGCGCCGGACGGATTGCTTCGCGTCGACGAGGAGTTCGATCAGGTCGACCTGCTCACCGTCTCGATCGACGACCGACTCGACGACGACGGCTTCATCGTCCCCGGACTGGGCGACGCGGGCGACCGCGCGTTCCGAACGACCTGA
- a CDS encoding YgaP family membrane protein: MDRNVGGADRLVRFTGGLALLYYGYRNRERTIGALAFIAGSDIFATAIIGRCPVNALLGIDTCDEA, encoded by the coding sequence ATGGATCGAAACGTCGGCGGCGCGGATCGACTCGTTCGCTTCACGGGCGGACTCGCCCTGCTCTACTACGGCTATCGGAATCGGGAGCGAACGATCGGCGCGCTCGCGTTTATCGCCGGGAGCGACATCTTCGCGACGGCGATCATCGGGCGGTGTCCGGTAAACGCGCTGCTGGGGATCGATACCTGCGACGAAGCGTGA
- a CDS encoding S9 family peptidase, translated as MKTVAADDYYDLAQVENPHISPDSERVAYVEKRPTDEERYEATIHVVSLGGADPKRFTIAEGVDSEPRWSPDGEFLAFVSTRGADDDRPQLWVLPADGGEAKQVTGVGGGVSGLEWSPDGTKILFTQTVTALDREEGRDLAAEPGFEPEAPDPRVIDRMVYRAGTEYLDGKRAHVYVLDVERALETEDDRASAIERLTDGDADHVGPTWGDSETVYYARKAVEGDRSPDDSVMFDLLERDLESGSVEAFAETSGWVDSLWASTDGRVAYPFAPEDRLTLAQTQIRVHDRETGTETTPTEPLDRDLAHDGHVEWGPDGELLYFTAPDEGSVVCYSVPGDASEPPTPVYGEGVTVEDFSVGPDAIAFVQSEWDHPGDVFATTRGGNEATRLTRVNDAYLTDRAVSQPEEVWIDGDAGAIQGWVLTPPAFDEDETYPLVVEIHGGPHLQWTPAGTMWYEFQALAAAGYVVFWCNPRGSTGYGEEHMTAIERNWGDVTLSDVLAGVDDVCEREYVDESEAYVTGGSFGGFMTAWAVTRTDRFRAAVSQRGVYDLTGFYGSTDAFKLIEGDFGTTPWDEPELLWKRSPVARVADVETPTLVVHADRDYRTPANTAELFYLGLKKHGVDTRLVRYPREGHELSRSGEPAHVVDRLERIVRWFDGYSSHREAPPALERGRDEGLSGGERDESESGTSESEEPNS; from the coding sequence ATGAAGACGGTTGCCGCCGACGATTACTACGACCTCGCACAGGTCGAGAACCCCCACATATCGCCCGATAGCGAGCGCGTCGCCTACGTCGAGAAGCGACCGACGGACGAAGAGCGCTACGAAGCGACGATTCACGTCGTCTCGCTCGGCGGGGCCGACCCGAAGCGGTTCACGATCGCCGAAGGCGTCGACAGCGAGCCCCGATGGAGCCCCGACGGCGAGTTCCTCGCGTTCGTCAGCACGCGAGGTGCCGACGACGACCGCCCGCAGCTGTGGGTCCTTCCCGCGGACGGCGGCGAAGCGAAACAGGTGACGGGCGTCGGCGGCGGCGTGTCCGGCCTCGAGTGGAGCCCCGACGGGACGAAGATCCTGTTCACCCAGACCGTGACGGCGCTCGACCGCGAGGAGGGACGCGATCTGGCGGCCGAGCCCGGCTTCGAACCGGAAGCGCCCGACCCCCGCGTGATCGACCGGATGGTCTATCGCGCCGGCACGGAGTACCTCGACGGGAAACGGGCGCACGTCTACGTCCTCGACGTAGAGCGGGCGCTCGAGACCGAGGACGATCGGGCGTCCGCCATCGAGCGACTCACGGACGGCGACGCGGACCACGTCGGGCCGACGTGGGGCGACAGCGAGACGGTCTACTACGCGCGGAAAGCGGTTGAGGGCGACCGCTCGCCGGATGACTCGGTGATGTTCGACCTGCTCGAACGCGACCTCGAGTCGGGATCGGTCGAGGCGTTCGCGGAGACGTCGGGGTGGGTCGACTCGCTGTGGGCGAGCACGGACGGGCGGGTCGCCTACCCCTTCGCTCCGGAAGACCGGCTGACGCTGGCCCAGACCCAGATCCGGGTCCACGATCGGGAGACGGGAACGGAGACGACGCCGACTGAACCGCTCGATCGCGACCTCGCACACGACGGCCACGTCGAGTGGGGGCCGGACGGCGAATTGCTGTACTTCACCGCACCCGACGAGGGCTCGGTCGTCTGTTACTCGGTGCCCGGCGACGCGAGCGAACCGCCGACGCCGGTCTACGGCGAGGGCGTCACCGTCGAGGACTTCTCGGTCGGCCCGGACGCGATCGCCTTCGTTCAGAGCGAGTGGGACCACCCCGGCGACGTCTTCGCGACGACTCGAGGCGGCAACGAGGCGACGCGACTGACGCGAGTCAACGACGCGTACCTCACCGACCGCGCGGTTTCCCAGCCCGAGGAGGTGTGGATCGACGGCGACGCGGGAGCGATCCAGGGGTGGGTGCTCACGCCGCCGGCGTTCGACGAGGACGAGACGTACCCGCTCGTCGTCGAAATACACGGCGGGCCGCACCTCCAGTGGACCCCCGCGGGGACGATGTGGTACGAGTTCCAGGCGCTCGCCGCAGCGGGCTACGTCGTCTTCTGGTGTAATCCGCGAGGGTCGACCGGGTACGGCGAGGAGCACATGACGGCGATCGAACGGAACTGGGGCGACGTAACGCTTTCCGACGTGCTCGCCGGCGTCGATGACGTCTGTGAGCGCGAGTACGTCGACGAGAGCGAGGCGTACGTGACCGGCGGTAGCTTCGGCGGGTTCATGACCGCCTGGGCGGTCACCCGGACGGACCGCTTTCGGGCGGCGGTGTCCCAGCGCGGCGTCTACGATCTGACTGGCTTCTACGGTTCGACGGACGCATTCAAGCTGATCGAGGGCGACTTCGGCACGACGCCGTGGGACGAACCGGAACTCCTCTGGAAACGCTCGCCTGTCGCCCGCGTCGCGGACGTCGAGACGCCGACGCTCGTGGTGCACGCCGATCGGGACTACCGGACGCCCGCGAACACGGCGGAGCTGTTTTACCTCGGGCTGAAAAAACACGGCGTCGATACCCGCCTCGTGCGGTATCCGCGAGAGGGACACGAACTCTCTCGCAGCGGGGAACCGGCGCACGTCGTCGACCGCCTCGAGCGAATCGTCCGCTGGTTCGACGGCTACTCGAGCCACCGCGAGGCCCCGCCAGCGCTCGAGCGCGGCCGCGACGAGGGACTGAGCGGCGGGGAACGAGACGAGTCCGAAAGCGGCACTAGCGAGAGCGAAGAGCCGAATTCGTAG
- a CDS encoding IMPACT family protein, with amino-acid sequence MTDTYRTVAEPATVEFVVQGSEFLGHVRPVESVDAAEAFVETVEREYADATHNVPAYRVRADASGNFLREYSSDDGEPSGSAGKPALNVLEQEDVENCAVVVTRYYGGTNLGVGGLVRAYSRAVKDALEAAGVVEERPHERVEITVEYDDSGTVRGIIESEGYEFDATYEAAVTFDVRVPVAEREAFENRLRSATSDRADLE; translated from the coding sequence GTGACCGACACCTACCGCACCGTCGCCGAGCCCGCCACCGTCGAGTTCGTCGTTCAGGGATCGGAGTTCCTCGGTCACGTCCGACCCGTCGAGTCCGTCGACGCTGCCGAGGCGTTCGTCGAGACGGTCGAGCGCGAGTACGCCGACGCGACCCACAACGTGCCCGCCTATCGGGTGCGAGCGGACGCGTCGGGGAACTTTCTGCGGGAGTACTCGAGCGACGACGGCGAACCCTCGGGGTCGGCGGGAAAACCGGCACTGAACGTTCTCGAGCAGGAGGACGTAGAGAACTGCGCGGTCGTCGTGACGCGGTACTACGGCGGGACGAACCTCGGCGTCGGCGGCCTCGTCCGGGCCTACTCGCGGGCGGTCAAAGACGCCCTCGAGGCGGCGGGCGTCGTCGAAGAACGGCCCCACGAGCGGGTCGAAATCACCGTCGAGTACGACGATTCGGGGACCGTCAGGGGGATTATAGAGAGCGAGGGCTACGAGTTCGACGCGACCTACGAGGCCGCGGTCACGTTCGACGTTCGCGTGCCCGTCGCCGAGCGCGAGGCATTCGAGAACCGGCTTCGGAGCGCGACGAGCGATCGGGCGGACCTCGAGTGA
- a CDS encoding amino acid-binding protein: MFDEIMEKFEGSPSQQAVIRLLLERGFSVNDEGRVVSGGIEIPNTGIAREIDVDRRVVDSTTDAILEDPELRRIFQNISQVPSLMDLAPVLDLTVLTIEVDDADEKGIVATITGLLADHDISIRQTISEDPEFTDDPRLYLVTDEELPGDLFTDLREITFVRKIELQ, translated from the coding sequence ATGTTCGACGAGATCATGGAGAAGTTCGAGGGGTCGCCGAGCCAGCAGGCGGTTATCCGACTCCTGCTCGAGCGCGGGTTCTCCGTCAACGACGAGGGCCGGGTCGTCTCCGGCGGGATCGAGATCCCGAACACGGGTATCGCCCGCGAGATCGACGTCGATCGGCGGGTCGTCGACTCGACGACCGACGCGATCCTCGAGGATCCGGAACTGCGTCGTATCTTCCAGAACATCTCGCAGGTCCCGAGTCTGATGGACCTCGCGCCCGTGCTCGATCTGACCGTCCTCACGATCGAAGTCGACGACGCCGACGAGAAGGGCATCGTCGCGACGATCACGGGTCTGCTCGCGGATCACGACATCTCGATCCGCCAGACGATCAGCGAAGATCCCGAGTTCACCGACGACCCGCGCCTGTACCTGGTCACCGACGAGGAGCTTCCGGGCGACCTCTTTACGGACCTGCGCGAGATCACGTTCGTCCGCAAGATCGAACTCCAGTAA